A genomic stretch from Dissulfurispira thermophila includes:
- a CDS encoding DUF362 domain-containing protein, with amino-acid sequence MHRREFIKSAAIAAAGFAIPHSIDTLFSTAGAFEKVDLAVAHGASPSKITRAAIDAMGGMKKFISRGDIVVIKPNMAWDRTPEQAANTNPEVVAEVVKMCYEVGAKKVKVFDRTVNDPRRCYVQSGIADAAKAAGAEVSYVDERKFRDMDIKGEAIKSWPLYTDIFEADKVINIPVAKHHGLAKLTMSMKNWMGVMGGSRRQIHQRLDESLVDLSMFIKPTLTILDAVRILIANGPQGGNLADVKKLDTVIVGIDQVAIDSFGATLFGMKGSELGYVKIADKRGIGTMDISKLKIRKISV; translated from the coding sequence ATGCATAGGAGAGAATTCATAAAATCAGCGGCAATTGCAGCGGCAGGGTTTGCAATACCTCACAGCATAGACACATTGTTTAGCACTGCTGGGGCATTTGAAAAGGTTGACCTTGCTGTTGCTCACGGTGCTTCTCCTTCTAAGATTACAAGGGCAGCTATTGATGCAATGGGAGGCATGAAAAAATTTATATCAAGGGGTGATATTGTAGTTATTAAGCCTAACATGGCATGGGACAGGACACCTGAGCAGGCTGCGAATACAAATCCAGAAGTGGTTGCAGAGGTAGTTAAAATGTGTTATGAGGTAGGCGCAAAAAAGGTTAAGGTCTTTGACAGGACAGTCAATGATCCAAGAAGGTGCTATGTGCAAAGTGGAATTGCAGATGCTGCAAAGGCAGCAGGTGCAGAGGTCAGCTATGTTGATGAGAGAAAATTCAGAGACATGGACATAAAGGGTGAGGCAATAAAATCATGGCCGCTTTATACAGATATATTTGAGGCAGACAAGGTTATAAATATTCCTGTGGCAAAACACCATGGCTTGGCAAAATTGACCATGTCTATGAAAAACTGGATGGGCGTGATGGGCGGTTCAAGGAGGCAGATACATCAGAGGCTCGATGAAAGCCTTGTTGATCTTTCAATGTTTATAAAACCTACCCTTACAATTCTCGATGCTGTAAGAATCCTTATAGCAAATGGGCCTCAGGGTGGAAATCTTGCTGATGTAAAGAAACTTGATACAGTTATAGTCGGCATTGATCAAGTTGCTATTGATTCATTCGGCGCTACACTCTTTGGCATGAAAGGAAGCGAGCTCGGATATGTGAAGATTGCGGATAAAAGAGGCATTGGCACAATGGATATCTCAAAATTAAAGATCAGAAAAATAAGCGTATAA
- the speD gene encoding adenosylmethionine decarboxylase: MHALGTHLLVELRDCNPEILKDLSKVKDALVSAAKEAMATIIDVSFHEFNPFGISGMVVIAESHLSIHTWPEYGYAAVDIFTCGDIIKPEVAAHYLIAQFESKNPSIVEMKRGILSCSNEKLPHKVCDAELQMVS, translated from the coding sequence TTGCATGCTTTAGGTACCCATCTTTTAGTGGAATTGAGGGACTGTAATCCTGAGATTCTCAAAGACTTAAGTAAGGTTAAGGATGCATTGGTTTCAGCAGCAAAAGAGGCCATGGCAACAATTATCGATGTATCATTCCATGAATTTAATCCTTTCGGGATTAGTGGTATGGTTGTTATAGCTGAATCCCATCTCTCTATTCATACATGGCCTGAATACGGTTATGCTGCGGTAGACATATTTACCTGTGGAGACATCATCAAACCAGAGGTCGCTGCCCATTATCTGATTGCCCAGTTTGAGAGTAAAAATCCTTCCATTGTTGAAATGAAGAGAGGTATTCTTTCATGCTCAAACGAAAAACTTCCTCACAAGGTATGCGATGCTGAACTCCAAATGGTTTCTTGA
- a CDS encoding EscU/YscU/HrcU family type III secretion system export apparatus switch protein encodes MADTRKKAAALRYDAKKDAAPKVVAKGSGKIAEKILEIAKEHNIPIRDDPQLVEVLSTLDIYQEIPPELYRAVAEILAFVYRMTKKVQ; translated from the coding sequence ATGGCAGATACTCGTAAAAAGGCAGCGGCATTAAGATACGATGCCAAAAAGGATGCAGCGCCAAAGGTTGTTGCAAAAGGCAGCGGTAAGATTGCAGAGAAGATACTCGAGATAGCAAAAGAGCATAATATCCCGATAAGAGATGATCCACAGCTTGTAGAGGTGCTCTCGACTCTTGATATTTATCAGGAAATTCCACCTGAGCTTTATAGAGCAGTTGCTGAAATATTGGCATTTGTTTATAGAATGACAAAAAAGGTGCAATGA
- a CDS encoding 4Fe-4S binding protein, producing MKNLRKISQGIFLLIFLFLFIQTESKGRDDLGYPVKIFLDFDPLILTTTVLSAHHAAKTFYLSIIAAGITLIFGRVFCGWICPLGTLNNIVSSFKKWRTSAVNREWYRVKYYILIFLLASSIFSLQLVGIADPISLLIRSLSVSIYPMFNYSVRAVFDSIYSSDIRGIVNVSEPIYSALKKTLLSFQQPFYIQSAFIGILFFLILGLNLVEKRFWCKYLCPLGALLGLFSRFSILKRSVSEECASCGACANVCQGGANPDKKEEWRDTECLYCWNCDDACPQNAVSFGFSREKVAASMDLGRRRVITSMAAGVVAVPLLRVNPLSKSEFIHARLIRPPGSLEEKEFLKRCVKCGECMKVCITNGLQPTVIEAGFEGIWSPILIPKIGYCEYRCTLCGQVCPTGAIKKLTLEEKVKVKIGLAMIDKGRCLPYAHSRPCIVCEEVCPTPKKAIWFEKAVVKDRRGKEVFVQQPRVDLDLCIGCGICEAKCPVVDSPAIYVTSIGESRSKDNRLLMDRY from the coding sequence ATGAAAAATCTCAGGAAAATTTCGCAGGGGATATTTTTATTAATATTTTTGTTTCTCTTCATTCAGACTGAATCAAAGGGAAGGGATGATCTCGGCTATCCTGTAAAAATATTCCTTGATTTCGATCCTCTCATTTTAACTACTACAGTACTCTCCGCACACCATGCTGCAAAGACATTCTATCTGTCTATTATCGCCGCTGGCATTACATTAATTTTTGGCAGGGTTTTTTGTGGATGGATTTGTCCTTTGGGGACTTTGAATAATATTGTTAGCTCTTTTAAAAAATGGCGCACCAGTGCTGTTAATAGAGAGTGGTATAGGGTGAAATATTACATCCTTATATTCCTGCTTGCATCATCAATATTTTCCCTTCAGCTTGTCGGGATTGCGGATCCCATATCACTGCTCATAAGGTCCCTCTCTGTGAGCATCTATCCTATGTTTAATTATAGTGTGAGGGCAGTATTTGACAGTATATACAGTTCTGACATTAGAGGCATTGTGAATGTTTCAGAACCCATATACTCTGCTCTTAAAAAAACTCTGCTCTCTTTCCAGCAGCCATTCTATATTCAGAGTGCATTCATCGGTATTTTATTTTTCCTAATCCTTGGATTAAACCTTGTAGAAAAGCGATTCTGGTGCAAGTATTTATGTCCACTTGGTGCATTATTAGGTCTCTTTTCGAGATTCTCGATTTTGAAAAGGTCTGTTAGCGAAGAATGTGCATCATGCGGTGCATGTGCCAATGTTTGCCAGGGAGGTGCAAACCCTGATAAAAAAGAGGAATGGAGAGATACAGAGTGTCTTTATTGTTGGAACTGTGATGATGCATGTCCACAGAATGCAGTGAGCTTCGGATTTTCTCGGGAAAAAGTAGCCGCATCTATGGATCTGGGAAGAAGGCGCGTGATTACATCAATGGCAGCAGGTGTAGTTGCAGTCCCGCTTTTAAGGGTAAATCCCCTCTCAAAATCAGAATTTATCCATGCGCGACTAATCAGGCCCCCAGGATCACTTGAAGAAAAGGAATTTCTTAAGAGGTGTGTGAAATGTGGTGAGTGCATGAAGGTATGCATAACCAATGGGTTGCAGCCAACAGTCATTGAAGCAGGATTTGAAGGAATATGGTCTCCTATCCTTATTCCCAAGATAGGCTATTGCGAATATCGCTGCACACTCTGTGGACAGGTATGTCCAACAGGTGCAATAAAGAAATTAACATTGGAAGAAAAAGTAAAGGTCAAAATAGGGCTTGCAATGATTGATAAGGGTAGATGTTTACCATATGCCCATTCAAGACCTTGCATTGTATGTGAGGAAGTATGTCCAACACCGAAAAAAGCAATATGGTTTGAAAAAGCAGTTGTTAAAGATAGAAGAGGGAAAGAGGTCTTTGTTCAGCAGCCGAGGGTTGACCTTGATCTATGCATTGGCTGTGGAATTTGCGAAGCTAAATGTCCTGTTGTTGACAGTCCTGCAATCTATGTAACGAGCATAGGAGAGTCGAGATCAAAGGATAATAGGTTGTTAATGGATAGATATTAG
- a CDS encoding flagellar hook-length control protein FliK, translated as MINFKITGLNDTFISIEKPAGKSIALKLGEIVKAEVMDVLPSGGITLKIKGDFITAKTEVPLEKGTVAFFKVTILPAEGKDLRLQFMGYETNEIRNSKFEIQNSTGKDILKLMKELENSLKNNTTSSSKFQTLNSELLKSLPHDINSIPKEIRIQLQNLLQASLKITGQSIQARLDNFISQLPEGIKNHPVVQNLAKDLMVSVEKLLQTPMKDILQDTGVVLEAKIRTIVEMFKHMEYSEEVKTGAEKLATGESKIINSSHVETPVLPQDKGGVTGESKHVWVQHDMAFIKKDLKAELLQLKQYLASSEHELTISQKEGVVRAVDGLIKDIETFQVLSKATDSFYTFLPINWHALRDGEVSFKRGRSDARGISYSCRVNLDLERFGSLSILIMIYNKEFLVSFRVENPEFQKIISNNIKELQDSFIARGLNLKAVNIMDSNDAKWEQFENLESGERQISIKI; from the coding sequence ATGATTAATTTCAAGATAACAGGACTCAACGATACTTTTATATCAATTGAAAAGCCTGCTGGAAAGTCTATAGCATTAAAGTTAGGCGAGATAGTAAAGGCAGAGGTAATGGATGTGCTGCCATCAGGTGGTATAACTTTAAAGATAAAAGGAGATTTTATCACAGCAAAAACAGAGGTGCCTCTTGAGAAGGGCACAGTTGCATTTTTCAAGGTAACTATCCTTCCGGCTGAAGGCAAGGATTTAAGACTCCAGTTTATGGGCTATGAAACAAACGAGATTCGAAATTCAAAATTCGAAATTCAAAATTCAACAGGCAAAGATATTTTAAAACTTATGAAGGAATTAGAGAATAGTCTTAAAAACAATACAACTTCAAGCTCTAAATTTCAAACTCTAAACTCTGAACTCTTAAAGTCGCTGCCTCATGATATTAATTCAATTCCTAAAGAAATAAGAATACAGCTTCAAAATCTATTACAAGCAAGTCTAAAGATAACAGGGCAGAGCATACAGGCAAGGCTTGATAATTTTATAAGCCAACTTCCCGAAGGCATAAAAAATCATCCGGTTGTGCAAAATCTTGCAAAAGATTTAATGGTAAGTGTAGAAAAACTTCTTCAGACTCCAATGAAAGACATCCTGCAAGATACAGGCGTTGTACTCGAGGCAAAGATAAGGACTATTGTCGAGATGTTTAAACATATGGAATATTCTGAAGAAGTAAAAACAGGGGCAGAAAAGTTGGCAACTGGGGAATCAAAGATTATTAACAGCAGCCATGTAGAAACACCAGTATTGCCTCAAGATAAGGGCGGTGTAACAGGTGAATCAAAACATGTATGGGTACAGCATGATATGGCATTTATTAAAAAGGACTTAAAGGCAGAATTGCTTCAGCTTAAGCAATATCTCGCGTCTTCTGAACATGAATTAACAATATCTCAAAAGGAAGGTGTTGTCAGGGCTGTAGATGGACTTATTAAAGATATAGAGACATTTCAGGTATTATCTAAGGCAACAGACTCTTTTTATACATTTTTGCCTATTAACTGGCACGCATTAAGAGATGGAGAGGTTTCTTTCAAGCGGGGTCGCAGTGATGCAAGGGGAATATCTTACTCCTGTAGAGTCAATCTCGATCTCGAAAGGTTTGGAAGTCTTTCTATACTGATTATGATATATAACAAGGAATTCCTTGTGTCTTTCAGAGTAGAAAATCCTGAATTCCAGAAAATCATCAGTAATAATATAAAAGAGTTACAGGATTCCTTTATTGCAAGAGGTTTGAATCTCAAGGCAGTGAATATCATGGACAGCAATGATGCAAAATGGGAACAATTTGAGAATCTTGAATCTGGTGAAAGGCAAATAAGCATTAAGATTTAG
- a CDS encoding DUF401 family protein translates to MLDILKITIIFIAILIFLRLKWNIGYVLLLASGLLAILYLMPIPTILSTIKSTVADPVTIKLFFALTLIKSLEMILREKQVLSKMMEASRNILKRKKAVIISMPMLIGLLPSLGGAYFSAPMVEESTKGLKMSQEEKGFINYWFRHPWEYILPLYPGILLASAITGIELRSLILVNLTYALLIFITGFLFSMRGVKGGFAKKVERRKRDLWSFLPVLLILLMVMAMHIELHYALGFTILLLFVFYRFSPKEAFRVIRHGFTPDVIVIVFGTMLFKFTMENSGAVAHLSQYFKDVGIPILPILFILPFLSGLLTGITVGFVSSTFPLLMSLAGGAHLNEITFAFASGFTGVLLSPVHLCFVLTREYFKADIAGIYRKTIPGCAIIMTGALIVYFIL, encoded by the coding sequence ATGCTTGATATATTGAAAATTACAATTATATTTATAGCAATCTTAATATTTCTCAGGCTGAAGTGGAACATAGGATATGTGTTGCTTCTTGCCTCGGGACTATTGGCAATTCTTTATCTAATGCCAATTCCAACAATATTATCAACCATTAAATCCACTGTTGCTGACCCTGTCACAATAAAGCTATTTTTTGCCCTTACATTAATAAAATCATTAGAAATGATTTTAAGAGAGAAACAGGTATTATCAAAGATGATGGAGGCATCAAGAAATATTTTAAAAAGGAAGAAGGCTGTCATAATCTCAATGCCCATGCTTATAGGTCTGCTTCCTTCTCTTGGCGGTGCCTACTTTTCTGCACCAATGGTTGAGGAATCAACAAAGGGGCTGAAGATGTCTCAAGAAGAAAAAGGTTTTATAAACTACTGGTTCAGACATCCGTGGGAATACATACTGCCCTTGTATCCTGGCATACTGCTTGCTTCAGCTATAACTGGTATAGAACTTCGGAGTCTAATACTGGTAAATCTAACATATGCCCTACTCATTTTTATTACAGGTTTTCTTTTTAGTATGAGAGGTGTAAAAGGGGGATTTGCAAAAAAGGTAGAGAGAAGAAAAAGGGATTTATGGAGCTTTTTGCCTGTATTGTTAATTTTATTAATGGTAATGGCAATGCATATAGAACTTCACTATGCCCTTGGCTTTACTATACTTCTGCTTTTTGTGTTTTACAGGTTTAGTCCAAAAGAAGCATTCAGGGTTATCAGGCATGGATTTACGCCTGATGTCATTGTTATTGTATTTGGCACGATGCTTTTTAAATTTACTATGGAAAACTCAGGAGCAGTAGCTCATTTGAGCCAGTATTTTAAAGATGTGGGAATACCAATCCTTCCCATACTCTTTATTCTTCCATTCCTAAGCGGTCTTTTAACAGGGATAACTGTGGGTTTTGTCAGCAGCACATTCCCTCTTTTAATGAGTCTTGCGGGAGGGGCTCATCTTAATGAGATAACCTTTGCCTTTGCATCAGGATTTACAGGTGTGCTGCTCTCTCCTGTTCACTTATGTTTTGTGCTCACAAGGGAATATTTTAAGGCAGATATCGCAGGCATATATAGAAAGACTATACCCGGGTGTGCAATAATTATGACAGGAGCCTTGATTGTGTATTTTATCTTATAA
- the serS gene encoding serine--tRNA ligase yields MLDARFVRENIDVLKKALEKRGYEIDLHEFLSLEEQRLSLLKESEELRNKRNTVSEEIGKMKKQGQTTDSLVAEMKKVSERIKEIEEILKAIEQKTGLFLLNIPNIPHESVPTGKDETENVEIRKWGEPREFEFEPLNHWDIAETLDIIDFERGAKIAGARFAVMKGLGARLERALMNFMLDLNTSKGYKEIFPPILVNKESMTGTGQLPKFSEELFRTVDPEFYLIPTAEVPVTNIHRGEILREDQLPIYYTAYTPCFRREAGSYGKDVRGLIRQHQFNKVELVKFTRPEDSYNELERLTLDAEDILQKLGLPYRVIVLCTGDMGFSAAKTYDIEVWLPGQQRYREISSCSNFEDFQARRANIRFKREGKKGTEFVHTLNGSGLAIGRTLVAILENYQQKDGTVIVPEALRQYMGVEVIR; encoded by the coding sequence ATGCTCGATGCAAGATTTGTGAGAGAAAATATTGATGTTTTAAAAAAGGCTCTTGAAAAAAGAGGATATGAGATTGATCTACACGAGTTTCTGTCATTAGAGGAGCAAAGGCTTTCTCTATTAAAAGAATCCGAAGAATTAAGAAACAAAAGGAATACAGTGTCCGAAGAGATAGGCAAAATGAAAAAACAGGGACAGACTACAGATAGTCTTGTTGCTGAGATGAAAAAGGTCTCTGAAAGAATTAAAGAAATAGAAGAAATTCTCAAAGCAATAGAACAAAAGACAGGTCTATTTTTATTAAATATTCCAAATATTCCCCATGAATCAGTGCCTACTGGCAAGGATGAGACAGAAAATGTAGAAATAAGGAAGTGGGGAGAGCCAAGAGAGTTTGAGTTTGAACCGCTCAATCACTGGGATATTGCTGAAACACTTGACATCATTGATTTTGAAAGAGGGGCAAAGATTGCAGGGGCAAGATTTGCTGTAATGAAAGGGCTTGGCGCAAGACTTGAAAGGGCATTAATGAACTTTATGTTAGATTTAAATACTTCAAAGGGTTATAAAGAAATATTTCCTCCTATACTCGTAAACAAGGAAAGCATGACAGGTACAGGACAGTTGCCAAAATTCTCAGAAGAACTTTTCAGGACAGTAGACCCTGAATTCTATCTAATACCAACAGCAGAAGTGCCTGTTACAAATATTCACAGGGGAGAAATATTAAGAGAAGACCAGTTGCCAATATATTACACTGCATATACACCTTGCTTTAGAAGAGAAGCAGGTTCTTATGGAAAAGATGTGAGAGGATTAATAAGACAGCACCAGTTTAACAAAGTAGAGCTTGTAAAATTTACAAGGCCTGAGGATTCTTATAATGAACTCGAGAGATTAACACTCGATGCAGAAGACATCTTGCAGAAATTAGGGCTTCCATATCGCGTAATTGTTTTATGCACAGGTGACATGGGTTTTTCTGCTGCAAAGACATATGATATAGAGGTATGGCTTCCGGGGCAGCAGAGATATAGAGAAATATCATCATGTTCAAATTTTGAGGACTTTCAGGCAAGAAGAGCAAATATCAGATTTAAGCGCGAAGGCAAAAAAGGCACAGAATTTGTACATACATTAAACGGATCAGGGTTAGCAATAGGGAGAACCCTTGTTGCAATTTTAGAAAATTACCAACAAAAAGATGGAACAGTGATTGTGCCTGAGGCATTAAGACAATATATGGGAGTGGAGGTTATAAGATAA
- a CDS encoding endonuclease III domain-containing protein, which yields MKPLAKIYNKLYSFYGPQCWWPGDTPFEIAVGAILTQNTNWGNVEKAIKNLKNARALSVKALHELPLHEIALLIKPAGYFNVKAKRLKSFVDFLVKNFNSSMEKMKKEDMESIRKKLLDVHGIGPETADSILLYALNKPVFVIDAYTKRVLSRHKILDYDASYTEYQNLFHKELDEDIQMFNEYHALFVRIGKDFCKPRPLCERCPLSDF from the coding sequence ATGAAACCCCTTGCCAAAATTTACAATAAGCTTTACTCCTTCTATGGTCCTCAATGTTGGTGGCCAGGGGATACTCCTTTTGAGATTGCTGTGGGAGCAATACTTACACAGAACACCAACTGGGGAAATGTTGAAAAGGCGATAAAAAATCTCAAAAATGCAAGGGCATTATCAGTAAAGGCATTGCATGAATTGCCTTTGCACGAGATTGCCCTACTAATAAAGCCTGCTGGATATTTTAATGTAAAAGCCAAAAGATTAAAATCATTTGTAGATTTTCTTGTTAAAAATTTTAATAGTAGCATGGAAAAAATGAAAAAAGAGGATATGGAGTCCATTAGAAAGAAACTGCTCGATGTTCACGGCATTGGACCTGAGACTGCTGATTCAATTCTTCTTTATGCCCTTAATAAGCCAGTATTTGTAATTGACGCATATACGAAGAGAGTGCTTTCGAGACATAAAATTCTGGATTATGATGCATCATATACTGAATATCAAAACCTTTTTCATAAAGAACTGGATGAGGATATTCAGATGTTCAATGAATATCATGCGTTATTTGTGAGGATAGGAAAAGATTTCTGCAAACCAAGGCCGCTTTGCGAAAGATGTCCACTGAGTGATTTTTGA